In a genomic window of Lacrimispora sp. BS-2:
- a CDS encoding SPOCS domain-containing protein produces the protein MLELVKKNIHMNRWKGYAASQITLDDDFIVPDSMDDVDQIILSSGDITIDSVKVQTERVVVRGKMDFMILYRGAEGGIQTLSGSINFEEPINVPGLEEKDFVQLGWELEDLNAGIINSRKLSVKAIVSLKVKVETACDINAAVEVDTGGPVTDIPMVETLRRNLDVASIALRHKDTFRIKDTITLSGNKPNIDHILWTEMKLRGVAIRPMDGKMILDGELMVFVIYQGEGEGAPIQWVEESIPFSGELDVPDMTEDMVPLITVHIIHKDIEAKPDSDGEMREMDVDSALELDMKLYREENMELLSDLYSTNRELTLQTEEVYFDKILTKNMSRCKIVEKISLDQADRVLQICHSEGIVKIDDTEVKEDGLHVEGVLEVQILYMTSDDAQPIQSTVEDIPFHFLIEAPGINEQTVCQLNSGLEQLSAVMMGGGTIEVKSTISLDLLALQPVREQIITNASEAPMDLNNLQKLPGIVGYIVQPGDSLWNIAKKFHTTIDTIIATNGLTDKSVRPGDRLILVKELA, from the coding sequence ATGTTGGAGCTGGTGAAGAAAAACATACATATGAATCGTTGGAAAGGATATGCCGCATCTCAGATAACTCTTGACGATGACTTCATCGTCCCGGACAGTATGGATGATGTGGATCAGATTATTTTAAGTTCCGGCGATATTACCATTGATTCTGTAAAGGTCCAGACAGAACGAGTCGTGGTCCGGGGCAAGATGGATTTCATGATCCTCTACCGGGGAGCGGAAGGAGGGATTCAGACCCTTTCAGGAAGCATTAACTTTGAGGAGCCCATCAATGTGCCAGGACTGGAGGAAAAGGATTTTGTCCAGTTGGGGTGGGAGCTTGAGGATTTAAATGCCGGGATCATTAATTCCAGGAAGCTGAGCGTTAAGGCAATCGTATCGCTTAAGGTGAAGGTGGAAACTGCCTGCGATATAAACGCTGCCGTGGAAGTGGACACGGGAGGCCCGGTAACAGATATACCCATGGTGGAAACCCTCCGCCGCAATCTGGATGTGGCATCCATTGCCCTCCGCCACAAGGATACATTCCGGATCAAGGATACCATTACCCTGTCAGGAAACAAGCCGAACATTGACCATATCTTATGGACCGAAATGAAGTTAAGAGGCGTTGCCATCAGGCCCATGGATGGGAAGATGATCCTTGACGGGGAACTTATGGTCTTTGTTATTTACCAGGGAGAAGGGGAAGGCGCACCCATCCAGTGGGTGGAGGAAAGCATTCCGTTCTCAGGGGAACTGGATGTTCCGGATATGACCGAGGATATGGTTCCTTTGATTACGGTCCACATAATACATAAGGATATAGAGGCAAAGCCGGATTCTGACGGTGAGATGCGGGAAATGGATGTGGATTCGGCTCTTGAACTGGATATGAAGCTTTACAGGGAAGAGAATATGGAACTGCTCAGCGATTTATATTCCACCAATCGGGAACTGACGCTGCAGACAGAGGAAGTCTATTTTGATAAGATCCTGACAAAAAATATGAGCAGGTGTAAGATTGTAGAAAAGATCAGCCTGGATCAGGCGGACCGGGTCCTTCAGATATGCCACAGTGAAGGGATCGTTAAAATCGATGACACGGAAGTCAAGGAGGATGGACTTCATGTGGAAGGCGTCTTAGAGGTACAGATCCTTTATATGACCTCTGACGATGCCCAGCCTATCCAGTCTACAGTAGAGGATATCCCCTTCCATTTCCTGATTGAGGCCCCAGGAATCAATGAGCAGACGGTTTGCCAGCTGAATTCAGGCCTGGAGCAGCTTAGCGCCGTTATGATGGGCGGAGGAACCATTGAAGTAAAATCGACCATTTCCCTTGACTTACTGGCCTTGCAGCCGGTCCGCGAGCAGATCATCACAAACGCTTCGGAAGCGCCCATGGACTTGAACAACTTACAGAAGCTTCCCGGAATCGTGGGATATATTGTGCAGCCTGGGGATTCCCTTTGGAATATTGCAAAAAAATTCCATACGACCATTGATACTATCATAGCGACCAACGGATTGACGGACAAATCAGTAAGACCGGGCGACCGGCTGATTCTTGTAAAGGAATTGGCATAA
- a CDS encoding nitroreductase family protein has product MNQTIKELMERKSVRVYEDRAIEPEKKAAIIEAALQAPTAGNMTLYSIIDVTDQKRKETLSVTCDNQPFIAKAPLVLVFVADYERWYELFCHYEEEVRHPGMGDLLLASDDALIAAQNAVVAAESMGIGSCYIGDIMEQYEVHRDLFGLPKYAVPAAMVVFGYPTRQQQERKKPERLRPEAVVFENSYRRLSPEEFSLELKKTQGREEDFERWVKAFCKRKWNSDFSAEMSRSVEAMMAAWKKKE; this is encoded by the coding sequence ATGAATCAGACGATAAAAGAGCTTATGGAACGAAAATCTGTCCGGGTATATGAGGACCGTGCCATTGAACCGGAAAAAAAGGCGGCTATTATAGAAGCGGCTCTTCAGGCGCCTACGGCCGGAAACATGACTCTGTATTCCATCATTGATGTGACGGACCAGAAGCGGAAGGAAACCCTTTCAGTGACCTGCGACAACCAGCCATTTATTGCAAAAGCACCGTTAGTTCTGGTTTTTGTGGCAGATTATGAGAGGTGGTATGAGCTGTTCTGCCATTATGAAGAAGAGGTCCGCCATCCCGGAATGGGAGATCTTTTGCTGGCCAGCGATGATGCCCTTATAGCAGCCCAGAATGCGGTTGTGGCGGCTGAATCCATGGGCATTGGTTCCTGTTACATTGGGGATATTATGGAGCAGTATGAAGTCCACAGGGACTTGTTTGGCCTTCCAAAGTATGCGGTCCCGGCGGCAATGGTGGTCTTTGGATATCCCACCAGGCAGCAGCAGGAGAGGAAAAAGCCGGAACGGCTCAGGCCTGAGGCCGTGGTGTTTGAGAATTCTTACCGCCGTTTAAGCCCTGAAGAATTTTCTCTGGAGCTTAAAAAGACCCAGGGCAGGGAAGAGGATTTTGAGCGCTGGGTAAAGGCATTTTGCAAACGCAAATGGAATTCTGATTTCAGCGCCGAGATGAGCCGGTCCGTGGAAGCTATGATGGCTGCATGGAAGAAAAAGGAGTAA
- a CDS encoding hemolysin III family protein — protein MKIKIKDPVSAITHFIAMILALIAAIPLLIKASADGRLHLAALTVFIISMVFLYAASTIYHTLDISPKINRLLKKIDHMMIFILIAGTYTPICLIVLGDKTGWSLLALVWGIAISGIVIKACFIMCPKWFSSSLYIAMGWVCVLAFSKITETLSSAGFLWLLAGGIIYTIGGIIYALKLPLFNARHKSFGSHEIFHLFVMGGSLCHYILMYHFVA, from the coding sequence ATGAAAATTAAAATTAAAGATCCGGTCAGTGCCATCACTCATTTTATCGCCATGATCCTGGCGCTTATTGCCGCAATACCACTGCTTATTAAGGCATCAGCCGACGGAAGGCTCCATCTGGCCGCCTTAACGGTCTTTATCATCAGCATGGTCTTTCTTTACGCAGCCAGCACCATCTACCATACTCTTGATATCTCACCGAAAATCAACCGTCTGCTGAAAAAAATAGATCATATGATGATTTTTATCCTGATTGCAGGAACGTACACGCCAATCTGCCTGATCGTTCTGGGGGATAAGACCGGCTGGAGCCTATTGGCTCTGGTTTGGGGCATCGCTATTTCAGGAATTGTTATAAAAGCCTGCTTTATCATGTGCCCCAAATGGTTTTCGTCAAGCCTTTACATTGCCATGGGCTGGGTCTGCGTTCTGGCATTCTCAAAGATTACGGAAACCCTTTCATCTGCCGGATTTCTCTGGCTGCTTGCCGGAGGCATCATCTACACCATAGGCGGCATCATCTATGCCCTGAAGCTTCCTCTTTTCAATGCCAGGCATAAAAGCTTTGGTTCCCATGAGATCTTCCACCTTTTCGTCATGGGCGGAAGCTTATGCCATTATATCTTAATGTATCATTTTGTTGCATAA
- a CDS encoding protease complex subunit PrcB family protein, translating to MKRLFSRKWMIFFSLAMWVLVVRTLSGCNLNKDNGDKVRDLEFTVVADADIPQELKQIIAEKQQSPFKLTYSDDKNLYIVVGHGKQASGGYSIAVNDLYLTDNSIVLNTELIGPEKGEVTGTEASYPFIVIRTEMSELPVVFQ from the coding sequence ATGAAGAGACTGTTTAGCAGAAAATGGATGATTTTTTTCAGCCTGGCCATGTGGGTACTGGTGGTACGTACCTTGAGCGGGTGTAACTTAAACAAGGATAATGGTGATAAAGTGCGGGATCTGGAATTTACCGTGGTAGCTGACGCGGATATTCCGCAGGAACTTAAACAGATCATTGCTGAGAAGCAGCAGTCGCCCTTTAAGCTGACCTACAGCGATGATAAGAACCTTTACATAGTGGTCGGTCACGGAAAGCAGGCAAGCGGGGGATATAGCATCGCAGTAAATGATCTTTATCTGACAGATAATTCCATTGTCCTGAACACGGAACTGATCGGACCGGAAAAGGGAGAGGTCACGGGGACGGAAGCCTCTTATCCCTTCATCGTTATCAGAACGGAGATGTCGGAGCTTCCGGTGGTGTTTCAGTAG
- the cysE gene encoding serine O-acetyltransferase — MILKDIWLDVTAVKERDPAARSKLEVLLLYQGVHALIWHRFAHWFYQHRMFFIARFISQLARFFTLIEIHPGAQLGHGILIDHGCGVVIGETTVVGDNCTIYQGVTLGGVGLNKGKRHPTLGNNVTVGSGAKILGSFEVGDNCTIAANAVLLKPLESNVTAVGIPARPVKIDGVPLPKRESNLVTMDHYCKMEERVRELEEMLSKLQTELSSFREKEDSHQTEASLEENIEE; from the coding sequence ATGATATTAAAGGATATATGGCTTGATGTTACGGCAGTAAAAGAGCGGGATCCGGCGGCCAGAAGCAAGCTTGAAGTGCTTTTGCTCTATCAGGGAGTTCATGCACTGATCTGGCATCGCTTTGCCCACTGGTTTTACCAGCACAGGATGTTTTTTATTGCCAGGTTTATTTCCCAGCTGGCAAGATTTTTTACACTGATCGAGATTCATCCCGGCGCACAGCTGGGTCATGGGATTTTAATTGACCATGGCTGCGGAGTGGTGATTGGAGAAACTACGGTGGTGGGGGATAATTGTACGATTTACCAGGGAGTGACTTTAGGCGGCGTAGGACTTAATAAGGGAAAGCGCCATCCAACTCTTGGAAATAATGTGACCGTGGGATCAGGGGCTAAGATTCTGGGGTCCTTTGAGGTAGGGGATAATTGTACCATAGCGGCAAATGCCGTGCTTTTAAAGCCTTTGGAAAGCAATGTGACGGCGGTGGGAATTCCCGCCCGCCCGGTTAAGATAGATGGCGTACCCCTTCCAAAGAGGGAAAGCAATCTGGTGACCATGGATCACTACTGCAAGATGGAGGAACGGGTCAGGGAACTGGAAGAAATGCTGTCTAAGCTGCAGACAGAGCTGTCTTCCTTCCGGGAAAAGGAAGATTCCCATCAGACGGAGGCTTCTTTGGAGGAAAATATTGAGGAATAG
- a CDS encoding CCA tRNA nucleotidyltransferase, whose product MKIQIPEAARRIMEQLNTSGFEAYVVGGCVRDSLLGRQPEDWDITTSAKPEQVKEIFNRTVDTGIQHGTVTVLVDHEGYEVTTYRIDGEYEDGRHPKSVEFTGSLLEDLRRRDFTINAMAYSDREGLVDAFDGVQDLEGQVIRCVGNALDRFTEDALRILRAIRFSAQLGFGMEEETRAAISVIAPNMAKVSKERIQVELTKLLLSDHPGRLKDVYENGIGPFISEYFEAAGKRLFEAERIAELPLKKHMRWSGFLRLEESEDAVRILRDLKLDNETIHQTKTLVSLWKTEIPAHKPAIREVMSRLSPELFQDLLCFQKVFCQSSYKIRLKMVEQYLEEILRDGDCICLKDMAVTGRELIGAGMKPGPEMGAVLNRLFQLVLENPECNNREYLMRSAQLFLKEQG is encoded by the coding sequence ATAAAGATTCAGATTCCGGAGGCGGCAAGGAGAATCATGGAACAACTGAATACCAGCGGCTTTGAAGCCTATGTGGTGGGCGGCTGCGTGAGAGACAGCCTGTTAGGCCGGCAGCCGGAAGACTGGGATATCACGACCTCAGCGAAGCCGGAACAGGTAAAGGAAATTTTTAATAGAACGGTTGATACGGGAATCCAGCACGGCACGGTTACAGTGCTTGTTGATCATGAAGGATATGAAGTGACCACATACCGCATAGACGGAGAGTATGAAGATGGACGCCATCCGAAGTCTGTGGAATTTACGGGAAGCTTGCTGGAGGATTTGAGACGCCGGGATTTTACCATAAATGCCATGGCATACAGCGACCGGGAGGGGCTGGTGGATGCATTTGACGGGGTCCAGGATTTGGAGGGCCAGGTCATCCGCTGTGTGGGAAACGCTTTGGACCGGTTTACAGAGGATGCTTTAAGGATCCTCAGGGCCATCCGTTTTTCCGCCCAGCTGGGCTTTGGCATGGAAGAGGAGACAAGGGCTGCAATTTCCGTCATAGCCCCCAACATGGCTAAGGTCAGTAAGGAACGGATTCAGGTGGAGCTTACAAAGCTTCTCCTTTCCGATCATCCGGGAAGGCTTAAGGATGTATATGAAAATGGGATCGGTCCTTTTATTTCAGAGTATTTTGAGGCTGCCGGCAAGCGTCTTTTTGAAGCGGAGAGAATAGCTGAGCTGCCTCTTAAAAAGCACATGCGCTGGTCCGGTTTTTTAAGGCTGGAGGAATCTGAGGATGCGGTGAGAATCCTTAGGGATTTAAAGCTGGATAATGAGACAATCCACCAGACAAAGACCCTGGTCAGCCTGTGGAAAACAGAGATCCCAGCTCATAAGCCGGCCATCAGAGAAGTCATGAGCAGACTTTCCCCGGAGCTGTTTCAGGACCTATTGTGCTTTCAGAAGGTATTTTGCCAATCATCCTATAAGATCCGGTTAAAAATGGTGGAACAGTATTTGGAGGAAATCTTAAGGGATGGGGATTGTATCTGTTTAAAGGACATGGCCGTTACCGGCAGGGAATTGATCGGTGCGGGCATGAAGCCGGGGCCTGAAATGGGGGCAGTCCTAAACCGCCTGTTCCAGCTTGTTCTGGAAAATCCAGAATGCAATAACAGGGAATATTTGATGAGATCAGCCCAACTTTTTTTAAAGGAACAAGGCTAA
- a CDS encoding GIY-YIG nuclease family protein — translation MNYTYILRCADDTLYCGWTNHLEKRLIAHNQGKGAKYTKARRPVVLAYWEEFSTKEEAMRREAAIKKLSRKDKLKLMGEIV, via the coding sequence ATGAATTATACCTATATTTTAAGATGTGCAGATGATACCCTATACTGCGGCTGGACAAACCATTTAGAGAAACGTTTAATAGCCCATAACCAGGGAAAGGGTGCCAAATACACAAAAGCCCGCAGACCTGTGGTTCTGGCCTACTGGGAGGAGTTTTCCACAAAGGAAGAAGCCATGCGCAGAGAAGCTGCCATTAAAAAGCTTTCCAGGAAGGACAAGTTAAAGCTGATGGGAGAGATTGTATGA
- a CDS encoding AI-2E family transporter, translated as MVKPSRKLKKTLLILGVTGAVYLSFRYLLPLVIPFLIAYVFALSLRPSAVWIEKKTRFIVKGKVISIPLAVIGGVEVILFMIAFGILLYVGGRKLFLEARLLLQNLPVILEGVDHWLMDNCSFAERFLKLPDGYAVEVVRDIIAGGQTAIKSRIMPFLMVNSMTVMKWIVQATVIIIILLIATVLSLQEMDDIRERRDNSMFCFEYAMLGRRLTTVGSAWLKTQGAIMMFTMVVCSAGLFFLGNPYFFLFGIGIGLLDALPIFGTGTVFIPWALFSMINKNWKYGIGLIVIYVICYFLREILEAKIMGGKVGLTPLETLASMYVGLQLFGLLGFILGPIGLLIVEDIVEVYEFLCYHDGKETAEPEE; from the coding sequence ATGGTGAAACCGAGCAGGAAACTGAAGAAAACATTATTAATATTGGGAGTTACAGGGGCAGTATATTTAAGTTTTCGTTATCTGCTGCCCCTTGTGATTCCCTTTTTGATTGCATATGTATTTGCCCTTTCCCTTCGGCCTTCGGCTGTTTGGATTGAAAAAAAGACCCGCTTTATTGTAAAGGGTAAGGTGATCTCCATTCCTCTTGCTGTCATCGGAGGAGTCGAGGTCATACTTTTTATGATTGCCTTTGGAATCCTTCTTTACGTGGGGGGAAGAAAGCTGTTTTTGGAAGCCAGGCTTTTACTTCAAAATCTTCCCGTCATTCTGGAAGGCGTGGATCACTGGCTTATGGATAACTGTTCCTTTGCGGAGCGGTTTTTAAAGCTGCCTGACGGATATGCGGTAGAAGTAGTAAGGGATATTATTGCGGGAGGCCAGACTGCCATAAAAAGCAGGATCATGCCCTTTCTTATGGTGAATTCCATGACTGTTATGAAATGGATCGTCCAGGCAACGGTAATCATCATCATATTGCTTATTGCCACGGTCCTGTCCCTTCAGGAAATGGATGATATACGGGAACGGCGGGACAATTCCATGTTCTGCTTTGAATATGCCATGCTGGGAAGACGGCTTACCACAGTGGGAAGTGCCTGGTTAAAGACACAGGGGGCTATCATGATGTTTACTATGGTAGTTTGTTCGGCCGGGTTGTTTTTCCTGGGAAATCCCTATTTCTTTTTATTTGGAATCGGAATCGGGCTTTTGGATGCGCTTCCGATTTTCGGCACCGGAACAGTGTTCATTCCCTGGGCCCTTTTTTCCATGATCAATAAAAACTGGAAATATGGAATCGGGCTGATCGTCATTTACGTGATCTGTTATTTTTTAAGAGAGATTTTAGAAGCCAAGATCATGGGAGGAAAGGTTGGCCTAACGCCTTTGGAAACCCTTGCTTCCATGTATGTGGGACTTCAGCTCTTTGGGCTTTTGGGATTTATTCTTGGTCCTATCGGCTTACTTATTGTGGAAGATATTGTAGAGGTGTATGAATTCTTGTGCTATCATGATGGAAAGGAAACGGCAGAGCCAGAGGAATGA
- the proS gene encoding proline--tRNA ligase produces the protein MAKDKKLVEAITSMEVDFAQWYTDVVKKAELIDYSSVKGCMAIKPAGYAIWENIQSELDRRFKEVGVENVYMPMFIPESLLQKEKDHVEGFAPEVAWVTHGGLEPLQERLCVRPTSETLFCDFYSRDIQSYRDLPKLYNQWCSVVRWEKTTRPFLRSREFLWQEGHTAHATAKEAEERTEQMLHLYADFCEEVLAMPVIRGQKTEKEKFAGAEATYTIEALMHDGKALQSGTSHNFGSGFAQAFEIQYSDKENKLQYVHQTSWGMTTRLIGAIIMVHGDDNGLVLPPRIAPTQVIIVPVQQQKEGVLDKAYELKEILSNYKVKVDDSDKSPGWKFSESEMRGIPVRVEIGPRDISENQAVLVRRDTHEKITVSLDELNAKVGELLEAIQKDMLERAKAHRDSHTYEATDMDTFVKTVEEKPGFVKAMWCGSQECEDKIKELTGATSRCMPFKQETLAHTCVCCGKPAVKMVYWGRAY, from the coding sequence ATGGCAAAGGACAAGAAATTAGTAGAAGCGATCACATCCATGGAGGTGGATTTCGCCCAGTGGTACACAGACGTTGTAAAGAAGGCGGAGTTAATTGATTATTCCAGCGTAAAGGGCTGCATGGCCATTAAGCCGGCTGGGTATGCCATCTGGGAAAATATTCAGAGCGAGCTTGACAGACGGTTTAAAGAAGTAGGGGTTGAAAATGTCTATATGCCTATGTTTATTCCGGAGAGCCTTCTTCAAAAGGAAAAAGACCATGTAGAGGGATTTGCCCCTGAGGTGGCCTGGGTAACTCACGGTGGCCTGGAGCCCCTGCAGGAAAGGCTTTGCGTCAGACCCACCTCTGAAACCCTGTTCTGTGATTTTTATTCCAGAGATATTCAGTCCTACAGGGACTTACCAAAGCTTTATAACCAGTGGTGCTCCGTGGTACGCTGGGAAAAGACCACCAGGCCATTTTTACGTTCCAGGGAGTTTTTATGGCAGGAAGGCCACACCGCTCATGCAACGGCCAAAGAGGCGGAAGAGAGAACAGAGCAGATGCTTCATTTATATGCGGATTTCTGTGAGGAAGTCCTTGCAATGCCTGTGATCCGGGGCCAGAAGACCGAAAAGGAGAAATTTGCGGGAGCAGAGGCAACCTATACCATTGAAGCTTTGATGCATGACGGTAAGGCGCTTCAGTCAGGAACCAGCCATAACTTTGGAAGCGGATTTGCACAGGCCTTTGAGATCCAGTATTCTGATAAGGAAAATAAGCTTCAGTATGTACATCAGACCTCATGGGGCATGACTACCAGGCTCATAGGTGCCATCATCATGGTTCATGGCGACGACAATGGTCTTGTACTGCCTCCAAGGATCGCTCCGACCCAGGTGATCATTGTTCCGGTTCAGCAACAGAAGGAAGGGGTCCTTGATAAGGCCTATGAGTTAAAAGAGATTCTTTCTAATTATAAAGTAAAGGTTGATGATTCCGATAAGAGCCCGGGCTGGAAGTTCAGTGAATCAGAGATGCGGGGTATTCCGGTACGTGTGGAAATCGGTCCGAGAGATATTTCAGAAAACCAGGCTGTTTTGGTGCGCCGTGATACTCATGAGAAGATTACCGTATCCTTAGATGAATTAAATGCAAAGGTGGGAGAGCTTCTGGAAGCCATTCAAAAGGATATGCTGGAACGAGCCAAAGCGCATCGGGACAGCCATACGTACGAGGCAACGGATATGGATACCTTTGTAAAGACTGTGGAGGAAAAGCCGGGCTTTGTAAAAGCCATGTGGTGCGGTTCCCAGGAATGCGAGGATAAGATCAAGGAACTTACAGGAGCAACATCCCGCTGTATGCCCTTTAAGCAGGAAACGCTTGCCCATACCTGCGTATGCTGCGGAAAGCCTGCCGTAAAAATGGTTTACTGGGGCAGAGCGTATTAA
- a CDS encoding RluA family pseudouridine synthase, with protein sequence MDLNILYEDEEILVVEKPVGMESQSARSFEPDMVSEVKKHINTLSPKQGEPYVGVIHRLDKPVGGVMVYAKTKGAAESLSRQVSQHQTEKIYYAVVCGKPVENFGAYVDYLLKDGKNNCSKIVDKGIKGAKLAELHYQVVENRNIENEECSLAKVTLKTGRHHQIRVQMAGHGTPLWGDRKYNPSIQRGAAGGNIALFAYSLSFSHPVTKKWMTFSVKPKGEIFEKFSLPEMA encoded by the coding sequence ATGGATCTTAACATATTATACGAAGATGAAGAGATACTGGTGGTGGAAAAACCGGTTGGAATGGAATCCCAATCCGCAAGATCCTTTGAGCCGGATATGGTCAGCGAAGTGAAGAAACATATCAACACGTTATCCCCAAAGCAAGGGGAGCCTTATGTGGGAGTTATCCACAGGCTGGATAAGCCGGTTGGAGGCGTAATGGTGTATGCAAAGACCAAAGGAGCCGCAGAGTCTTTAAGCAGGCAGGTATCCCAGCATCAAACGGAGAAAATCTATTATGCAGTGGTTTGTGGAAAACCTGTGGAAAACTTTGGCGCCTACGTGGATTATTTGTTGAAAGATGGAAAAAATAATTGTTCCAAAATTGTGGATAAGGGGATAAAAGGTGCAAAACTCGCAGAGCTCCATTATCAGGTTGTGGAAAACAGAAACATAGAAAATGAGGAATGCAGCCTGGCAAAGGTTACGTTAAAAACCGGCCGCCACCATCAGATCCGGGTGCAGATGGCGGGCCACGGCACACCCCTGTGGGGAGACCGGAAGTATAATCCCAGTATTCAAAGAGGGGCTGCCGGCGGAAATATAGCATTGTTTGCTTACAGCTTATCTTTTTCCCATCCTGTCACAAAGAAATGGATGACTTTTTCGGTGAAACCAAAGGGAGAAATCTTTGAGAAGTTTTCATTGCCGGAAATGGCATAA